One Aegilops tauschii subsp. strangulata cultivar AL8/78 chromosome 2, Aet v6.0, whole genome shotgun sequence genomic window, AAATGGATAAGCAATGCCAGTGGTCAACCGTTTTCTCTGCCTTGTGTAGGTTTGTCCACTTCTATGACCAGTTCAGAGAGAGACACTATATATGCTCCCGAGAACTTGAAGGTCCTCCTCTCCTAATGTTTTCAGTGTGATACTTAGGAAGAACAGGTAAGACATGGAGCACATCCATCTTGGCACTGCATAAGTGATGCTATTAAGCATGTGGATTAACAACAATTGTGTTAGTTGAGCAAAGGTTGACGACAGCTCTTCTTCTATTTTGCTAGACCTTATGTCCAGCACTTGCAGAAATTGTTGGTTCCCGATCTCTTTCGGGATATTAGTGATAGATGTACCCCTTAAATTCAAATATCTCAAGTGAAACAAATTGCATATATCATTCCAATGGGTATTATACACTTCACATTCAGCTAAATCTAATACACGCAGGACTCGGAAACACAAGAGTCCTAGCAGCAAACTAAGTGACCTCACGTGGGACAAGCTCACGGTTGCCAGCTGATTACCAACTTCTTCATTCCTGGTCTGCAAGGACAATCGGCATATCTTACTTGGTAGATACTCTAACTGCTGACAATCTGGTGTTGTGAGAAAATTCTCCTCATGTGACAAATAAGTGATGAAGTCACGAACCATATCATGCACACGACGAAGGCTATTTAAATATGAAGGTTGGACCAAGTTTATATTAACTAGCTCCTTCAACTAATCCTCTCCTACTTCATATAAGCTCCTCCCTTGTTCTTTTTTCACAAAACCTTCACCAACCCATTTCCAAATCAGTTGTTCTGCTTCAATCTCATAATCCTCTTGATACAAACCAATATGCAGTAAGCAAGTCTTTAGGTGTGGAGGTAGGCCAGAGTAACTTACAGATAATATTCTCCTCATGTTCTTCACATCATCATGATTATTGTCTAGCCCCAAACTGATGGATTTGTACACCTTGGACCAATACTCATGTGTATGTGTTGTTCCCTTTTCACTAGACAGCAAGCTGCCTATCGCAAGGATAGCTAGCGGAACTCCCCCACATCTTTTTAAAATTCTCTCAGATACTTCAACCAATTGATTAGGTGGTGACTTGTTCTCCATCTCATATATTCTTTGATAGAACAACTTTCTTGAGTCGACAACAGAAAGAGGTTTCAGCCGATATACACCACCAGCTTGCAGGGAAACATAAAGAACCCGAGTTGTTGTGATTACTCTACTTCCGTATCCATTCTCAATCAATGCATACTTGATATTTTCCCAGACGGATTTATCCCATATGTCATCAATAACTATCAAGTACCTTCAATTGATATCGAAATACATATATTACATAAGAGTTGGAGTGAAATGCACCACTAGTCGACGAACTCAAATTGATTGCACACTTTAGGCCAACAACTCAAGAAGTGATCGGATTTAGTCCGCAAACTCGTTGATTTGGCCTAAAATGTGCAATCAGTTTGAGTACATGGACCAGTGGCGCATTTAATTGGGCAGAATTGAGCTGTGTAATAAAGTCTACCAACTTTTCTTTGACAAATTAAAACTGGGAGATAATTTTACTTCGCCAGCCTCTACACCAACTAGGGACGATGCGTACAGCCTTTTTAAGCatgagtactaagatttttaaATCTTGGTTACACACCAAGCCTAGTCCTCAAGGATAAATGCATGAGTACAAGGAAAGCATGGTCCTCAAGAACAAATAGGAACCTAAATTCACCTCCGTGAGGATTTGAACTCAGGTGTTGGGTTTGTACATCCACTCCCCAACCATTTGAGCTATGCTGATTCCCAAAGCTTACCAACTTAAatggaaaagaaaataaaaacttgAGAGGTCTGCACTATTGTAATTTCCTTCTGGCATCCATATACGAAACATTGAGGAACACATATTCACAAACGTACCTCTTGTTTTCAAGGAATGTTCTTATCTCACTGATGAGTTGTTGCTCGCCCCATGATGCTTCATTAATGTTCTGGTACATCTACTTGTCAAGTTGATGGAGCATGCTCTCGAAAATCTGCTTGATATTAGGATTAAGAGACACGGAAACAAAGGCCGCACAATCGAATTGCAACTTTTGCTTTTGAATACTGATTTGCACTCTAAACTTCTTATACACTGCATTGGCAAGGGTTGTCTTGCCCAATCCACCAAATCCAACAATAGAGACCACCTTTAGACATTTCTCCGAAACCTCATCTCCCTCCGTCAGCATCTTGATTACCTCAACGCTCTTCTCGTCAGTGCCAACGAGCTCCGTGGCCTTTGTATACAAGGCTGCTAGGCGAAGGGTGTCAATAGCTGGAACGACGGGCTTGGCAGCAGCCACATTGTCAACCTTGTACCTATCACGCCGGTCACTGACCTCCTTGATGCGGCTCTTGATGTCTTTGATATCGATGCCGATCTTGTGCCGAATCTTGCCCTTGGTCAACAGGCTGAGGCTCTTATCAATGAAATTCCTGAAGCTATGGGACTTATCTGGTCGGCCATCGGTTTCGATGCGCACCATGAACTTGTCGATGCTATCTTCCAGGCCATATGACAAGTCCCTCACATCCTTGGCCCAAATCTTGACTTGGATGTCCGGTGGCTAGTCGATTGGAGCCTCAGAAATCCTGAGGAGAGAGGTCTCCATGCTCTCCATCTCGGCTTTGAGGAACATGATCTCGCCCCTGACACCCCTCTGAAGGTTGTACTCCTTGGTGATTAGGTCGGCCAGCTTGGGCAGGAGGGTGCCCATCGCTCCAATCACCGCCTGGGCCATGCCCGGCCTGCGCTATAGCTCAGCCTCTCAGCCGGCCGCTAGTGTTTGCGGAAGTAGCAGAGGGAAGACGGTGGTGGCGATCTGCTGCGTTGATGAAGAACTTCGTCTTGCACTACATTGCCTAAAGAACGGCAACATGATTAGTCAGGAGCATGAAGTCCAAACTTCGGTAGAAATTCAGAATGAAGTCAAACAGACAGACCCCAATGAAAGGAGAAAGAAGTGGGGATGGAGACCTGTCTTGAATTGAGAGAGAGAGTTGGAGAGTGAAGCAGTGAGCGTACTGATGGGGAAATAAACTTTTCGAAAAGCTGATGGGGAAATTATGGAGCTTGGTCTTCAGTTTCAGAGCAGATATACAGCAAtccgaaagaaagaaaaatatgAGTGGTAAATGAATAGGTTGAGAAAGCAATGATTTCAAGATAGTCGTCACATGACAGCCTAACAACAATTACATATCATGCTGGAACTTTACAGCATCCTAAACATGATTAAGAAGTAGCAGCCACAGCAGTTTCTTAAGTTAACAAGCTACAGATCATGCGAGAAGAGCATATGCGAAAGCACCCAATTTACAGTATCAGGAGAATTTTTTCTCAAGGGGGAGATGGTGATTACCTAGAGCATCCTCAGAAGCCTGCGTGTGAGCTCGGAGTCAACAGATGAGCACTGTGAAAGCAAGATGAAGCACAGATCTGAATCAGCCGTCCTCATACGAGGAGTTAAAGTATGCGGGAATCTGACTGGTTTGTCTGTGTCTAACGTGTCTGCTGTCAAAGTGCAGTCTACGCATTCATAAAAAGAATACCCCCCGCCTTCGTTTGAAGCGCTCACACATTTTTAAATTCTAACCCTATTTTTCCCCGAAAATGGTCGAGTAAATCATAATAGACAGAGAGTCTCTCCTGTTTTACAGAATTAAGATACAAAAGGAGCATTTTCCGATCTTAGATGTGCCACGATTTCATATTCTAATATTTACATTGGTAAACAGATTGACAACTGAGTGATTATGCCACATCACCTCCGATTTTGTATGAGTTAGGAAGTTTTTCATCAAAACTGGAGATGAAATAATGTGGCAGACAGTCTTGGTATCAGAAAAATACAGAAGACATTATTAAAAAGAAGTGTTTTCATGCTTTAtagaaagtgtgtgtgtgtgtgtgtgcacgcacgcacgcgcgcacgcgagagagagagagagagattgggGCTTGGGCTGTAGTATACTACAGAACCCAAGGTCCAATATGAGGCTCATACTAGTACTATATAATACAACAACCTTGTCTCTTTGAACACAATTCGAGGTTTAAGGCAGAGTACTCTGTAGACTACTCCGTGCATCATTACACAAGTAAGAAATTTCGAGTTTTCTGGAGGAGAGTACTTACAGGATTTCTGCCATGTTAAGTTAACTAGTGGGGTGCCATCCATGTGATGGAGTCTGCTATTTGCAAACTCTATTGTCATAGTGAAGAAACCACGTTCCATGGTGGATGCGAGCATGCCAAAAAAATCTGGGCATCGGAGCTGGAACAGAGAGAGGGCTCAAGTTGCCAAGCCTGCATCCAGTCACTTGGGCTAGTGATTTTACTATGGACGATGCAGTGTCCAAAGATGATAAGGCTTATATGATCACACTACTCTGGCGCATTTGTTAAGCAGAAATAGATTTGTGCATGAAGAGGAGTATGAACATATCAGATCTTTACTGCTTGTGGATGAACTGGTGTCCAATCTTGAGCTCCCTATTTCGGTATCAAGTTCTGTAGGCCGGCGGCACGCTGGATGCCTTCTCCCCAAGCCTGGACGATTATTAACATTGATGGTTCTCTTGATGTTGCAAACCGAACTGCTGGGTCCGTTTATGTCTGGCGAGAAAGTGTCAGGGTCTTATGGAGGAAGGCTGTATCATGCAGCTGCTAGTGGTGGATACATTTATCAGCGAACTCTTGACTGCCAGAGAGGGAAATAGAAGCAGTTGTCAACAGAAATTTTCACCAAGCCATTGTTCAAACTGATTGCTCCGCCTTACTCTTCCTGTGGCATACTAGCAGGGCAGGGGTGCTCCATCAGAAGGAAGGTCCACATTCTGAACGAACTGAAAATTTTGAGCTGATCCTTTTAGGGTTTCAAGCTTCTTCATATTAACTGTGAGGCAAAATTTGCTCCACACTTGTGTACTCCCTTTGTAAAGAAATATTAGAGCGTTTACATCACTAAAAtaatgatctaaacgctcttgTATTACTTTACAGTGAGTAACAAAGAAGCTCTTAGCATTGTTTCTGCTTCTTGCTATGATATAAGTTATGAATTTCTTTCCTGATTAAAGTTATTCAATCAAGGGTGTAATCCGGACATTGAGCAATAAAGGGCCTGATTACTATCAGAAAATAATTTCAAGGTAATTTTTTGTTGAAACCCAATGGCAGAGTAAACAAATGTGCAACAATAGGTGAGTATATATGGAAAACATAAAGAGACAAAGAAAACATGAAGAAAAGGTAACGAACAGTTAATTTCCATGTCTTTTTTTAGAGAAGggggatgacccccggcctctgcatctgggcgatgcatacggccactttattaattattatTAGGTGTGACAATTGAAGAGATTTAATACAAAAGTAATATGATGAAAGCAATCTGTAACAAAATGCTGTCGATATAAACCATAAAGTTCTTATAAGACAAAATGGGGTGAAGCAAGCCAGTGGCTGACTGGCTGTTAGCGTTGGATGGGCACAACTGGAGCAGTGGTATTTAATTCAGGAAATAACCCATTAAACTTACATGGATAAAGAAGGGGCATTTTAGATGTGTCAAGATTTCTCATTCTAAACAGATCGACATCTGAGTGATTATGCGACATCACCTCCACTTCTATATGAATTAGGCAGTTTTGGATCAAAGTCAGATATTAAAAAAATCTAGCAGATAATCTTGGTATCAGAAATGTAGCATGCATTATTAAAACGAAGTTTTTTCATACTTTCTAGAAAgcgagagagcgagagagagggaTTGGGGCCTGGGCTGTAGTATATTACAGGAACCAAGGTCTGATTTATGGCCCATACTAGTATACCATATTACAACAAGCTTGTCTCTTTGAACACAATTCGAGGTTGAAGGCAGAGTACTCTGTAGACTACTCCGTGCATCATTACACAAGTTAGAAATTTCGAGTTTGTGGAAGTTACCTAATGTGCCGTACTAAGTCAGCTACAGTTATTTTGGGGCGGAGGGAATATTTGCAAACTCTATTGTCGTAGTGAAGAAACCATGTTCCAAGCCATGGTGGAATGTGTGCACGCAAAAAAGTTCTGGGCATCGGGCcctcgaaccgggacagaagggtctagacgaaccgggacaaatgccccaCGAGGCCTGGCTGGCCCCCTgggcgcacgaaccgggacgtatgccccccatgggtcccggttcgtgactgaaccgggactaatgggctggctaggccccaaccaaagccctgttttctactagtgttagtCATGTGAACCTTGTTGTACGGTGTGTAAGGTCTCTTGTTCTATCTTAAGCTTTCGTGAGGCAGTGGCTGTAATGGCAGTAAGATGTTttttcttccagggtttttcgcaTGATAGTACTCCACTGGTCAATGGAGACATCCTGCAATTGTAGGTACCCTCGGAATGTTGTTATAGTCGTAAGCTCCTCAAAGTATCAGTCATGTAATT contains:
- the LOC109779962 gene encoding disease resistance protein RGA5-like — translated: MAQAVIGAMGTLLPKLADLITKEYNLQRGPPDIQVKIWAKDVRDLSYGLEDSIDKFMVRIETDGRPDKSHSFRNFIDKSLSLLTKGKIRHKIGIDIKDIKSRIKEVSDRRDRYKVDNVAAAKPVVPAIDTLRLAALYTKATELVGTDEKSVEMYQNINEASWGEQQLISEIRTFLENKRYLIVIDDIWDKSVWENIKYALIENGYGSRVITTTRVLYVSLQAGGVYRLKPLSVVDSRKLFYQRIYEMENKSPPNQLVEVSERILKRCGGVPLAILAIGSLLSSEKGTTHTHEYWSKVYKSISLGLDNNHDDVKNMRRILSTRNEEVGNQLATVSLSHVRSLSLLLGLLCFRVLRVLDLAECEVYNTHWNDICNLFHLRYLNLRGTSITNIPKEIGNQQFLQVLDIRSGQTYTRQRKRLTTGIAYPFLCLKMFGVKSDTMELRFGRGAMQSLQTLKLDFQDVEDTLFQFGDFALGLENLPSLEDVCVTFSEDTSEKISSVENALRKEIDMNQNKPRLRVTDMGRLMKEK